One Methanolobus sp. WCC4 DNA segment encodes these proteins:
- a CDS encoding glycosyltransferase: MRFLIFVCGEGLGHTGRCISLANELISAGHDVTIGAYGYSKELIERSGLSVMEVPQELKLNGKNGSLDLRNSIMATAGAISIGNIKNVTDLVKKVNPHFVISDGYYLGILAAKRRGINRGMIVNQSSMEEFFKGKGPAVALAGSAVRMFYTWIYNNIDIIFVPDFKPPSTICGSNLSFPKGVEHKVEFTGPVLRKRFDEVVPKDDVKRPHVLCSIGGFGYRLQIFRMILKAAEMDLNINYTLIGGPDLDYGLLDNVPDNVDIKKLIPDPFPYYRSSDLVICTGGHGTLTESLSFGLPVISFPDQGHNEQENNARLLEKNGYGFFFTYSATPGELLDSIRQLIDDESFRSRTSELKEQAQVLDGPAYIRKRIEKYAFSCTKQ, translated from the coding sequence ATGAGGTTCCTTATCTTCGTCTGTGGTGAAGGTCTGGGTCATACCGGACGCTGCATCTCCCTTGCAAATGAACTGATCTCTGCAGGTCATGATGTGACCATCGGAGCCTATGGATACTCAAAGGAACTCATCGAAAGGTCAGGTCTCAGTGTAATGGAGGTCCCGCAGGAACTGAAACTCAACGGAAAGAACGGTTCACTGGACCTCAGGAATTCCATAATGGCAACAGCAGGCGCCATCTCTATCGGAAATATCAAAAATGTCACAGACCTTGTCAAAAAGGTAAACCCGCATTTTGTGATATCGGATGGTTATTATCTCGGCATTCTCGCAGCTAAAAGGAGGGGCATAAACCGGGGTATGATAGTCAACCAGTCCAGCATGGAGGAGTTCTTCAAAGGCAAAGGACCAGCTGTGGCTCTTGCAGGTTCGGCCGTGAGGATGTTCTACACATGGATCTATAATAATATAGATATCATATTCGTCCCGGACTTCAAACCACCATCCACCATATGTGGCTCCAATCTGTCATTTCCAAAAGGAGTGGAGCACAAAGTGGAGTTCACAGGTCCTGTCCTCAGGAAAAGGTTCGATGAAGTTGTCCCGAAGGACGATGTCAAAAGACCTCATGTACTCTGCAGTATAGGGGGATTCGGATACCGGCTCCAGATATTCAGGATGATCCTCAAGGCAGCGGAAATGGACCTGAACATCAATTATACTTTGATAGGAGGCCCTGACCTTGACTATGGCCTGCTGGATAACGTACCTGATAATGTGGACATAAAGAAACTCATCCCTGACCCATTTCCTTACTATCGGTCCAGTGACCTTGTGATATGTACCGGAGGCCACGGTACTCTCACAGAGTCATTAAGCTTCGGTCTGCCTGTCATCTCCTTCCCTGATCAGGGTCATAATGAACAGGAGAACAATGCCCGCCTTCTGGAAAAGAACGGGTACGGATTTTTCTTCACTTACTCTGCCACCCCTGGGGAGTTGCTTGATTCCATCCGTCAATTGATAGACGATGAGTCATTCAGGTCAAGGACATCCGAACTTAAAGAACAGGCACAGGTCCTGGATGGACCTGCATATATAAGAAAAAGAATTGAGAAATATGCTTTCTCATGTACGAAGCAATAG
- a CDS encoding PHP domain-containing protein: MFCNKINSKHRILPSEKAAELIGKGWNKADLHVHTSCSYDVPASKFTRPANLMQKGLNEGLDHITFTDHDTVKAYDIMGWDRERLTTGVEISITDMENVGHTIHINAFDFDRRHYAEIEPIVQKEQDIYSLLDYFRSNDILHMYNHPFWFKPGEKPNLFAVPELAKQFPVIEYNMQDLTQKNFFSMVLAQRYRKGLAVTTDSHTGRIGRVYTVAKGDTFREYFRNIERGRSFMMIDEPIWKHISHELNAWVELIFNMEKRMTEEGGYSTGVEVFDRVVSLFVDENRKKHPHISNATMHLAQHFFGSGLPFLLYRISKQPQVSRIGRVVKN, translated from the coding sequence TTGTTCTGTAATAAGATTAATTCGAAGCATAGGATACTTCCTTCAGAAAAGGCAGCAGAACTTATCGGGAAAGGATGGAATAAAGCAGACCTGCACGTACATACATCCTGCTCTTACGACGTACCCGCCAGCAAGTTCACCAGACCGGCCAACCTTATGCAAAAAGGGCTCAATGAAGGACTTGATCACATAACTTTTACAGATCATGATACAGTGAAGGCCTATGATATCATGGGATGGGACAGGGAAAGACTCACAACAGGGGTGGAGATATCCATCACGGACATGGAGAATGTGGGTCACACTATACACATCAATGCATTTGACTTCGACAGGAGACACTATGCAGAGATAGAACCTATAGTTCAGAAGGAACAGGACATCTACAGTCTGCTGGACTACTTTAGAAGCAATGACATACTTCACATGTATAACCACCCATTCTGGTTCAAACCGGGTGAAAAACCCAACCTTTTTGCAGTGCCGGAACTTGCGAAACAGTTCCCTGTGATAGAGTATAATATGCAGGACCTGACGCAGAAGAACTTCTTCTCAATGGTGCTGGCACAGCGTTACAGGAAAGGGCTGGCTGTGACCACCGACAGCCACACAGGAAGGATCGGGAGGGTCTACACTGTGGCAAAAGGTGACACTTTCAGAGAGTATTTCAGGAACATCGAGAGGGGCAGGTCCTTCATGATGATAGACGAACCTATCTGGAAGCATATCAGCCATGAACTGAATGCATGGGTGGAGCTTATCTTCAATATGGAGAAACGCATGACAGAAGAGGGTGGCTACTCTACGGGTGTGGAGGTATTCGATAGGGTTGTCAGCCTCTTTGTCGATGAGAACAGGAAGAAACACCCGCACATCAGCAATGCAACCATGCATCTAGCACAGCATTTCTTCGGCTCCGGGCTGCCTTTCCTGTTATACAGGATATCGAAACAGCCACAGGTTTCCAGGATCGGTCGTGTCGTGAAAAATTGA
- a CDS encoding glycosyltransferase: MKVMIFVCGEGLGHTSRCISIGRELVNAGHDVHFGAYGYSRELIERKGFITHEVPSEITLVGKAGSLNMKRSILATFKRGQFLSLIKIRRLLKRNRPDVVISDSYFMGMISARTRNIPCHMIVNQSNMEEFFKGKGVSSKILAEIVKKSYTGMFKVPDKVIIPDYPLPHTVCRKNLEFKKKTWKKVFFSGPLIGKTYDETTAQELGRPHVLCTVGGFGYREPIFRKVIEAAGMDSSINYTLLSGPSVDPESLGTLPENVTILKFIDDQFPYMKASDVVIAPGGHSTMMEALSFGVPMISIPDQKHSEQQNNALVIEEDGLGKRLDYSASPEDILRNVRLLIDDEKYGNKLAEMRDMASELNGPKAVRLMLESCIRT, encoded by the coding sequence ATGAAAGTTATGATCTTTGTTTGTGGTGAAGGGTTAGGACACACCAGCAGATGCATCTCTATTGGCAGGGAACTTGTGAATGCAGGCCATGATGTCCATTTTGGTGCTTACGGTTATTCCAGGGAACTTATCGAACGTAAGGGATTCATCACCCATGAAGTACCCTCGGAGATCACACTTGTAGGCAAGGCCGGTTCCCTGAATATGAAGAGGTCCATTCTTGCAACATTCAAGAGAGGGCAGTTCCTCAGCCTGATAAAGATCCGCAGGTTGCTCAAGAGGAACAGACCCGATGTTGTTATATCTGACAGTTATTTCATGGGAATGATAAGCGCCAGAACACGCAACATCCCCTGCCACATGATAGTCAACCAGTCTAACATGGAGGAGTTCTTCAAGGGCAAGGGCGTGTCCAGCAAGATACTGGCAGAGATCGTGAAGAAGTCATACACCGGCATGTTCAAAGTGCCCGATAAGGTGATCATCCCGGATTATCCCCTGCCGCATACGGTGTGCAGGAAGAATCTGGAATTTAAGAAAAAGACATGGAAAAAGGTATTCTTCAGTGGTCCGCTCATCGGAAAGACATATGATGAGACTACTGCACAGGAACTGGGACGCCCGCATGTACTCTGCACTGTTGGTGGTTTCGGTTACAGGGAACCTATCTTCAGGAAGGTGATAGAGGCGGCAGGCATGGATAGTTCCATCAATTATACCCTGCTCTCAGGTCCAAGCGTTGATCCCGAAAGTCTCGGGACCCTGCCGGAGAATGTGACCATCCTGAAGTTCATCGATGACCAGTTCCCATACATGAAGGCCTCGGATGTGGTTATCGCACCCGGAGGCCACAGTACCATGATGGAAGCCCTGAGCTTCGGAGTTCCCATGATAAGCATCCCGGACCAGAAACACAGCGAGCAGCAGAACAATGCCCTTGTTATCGAAGAGGACGGCCTCGGGAAGAGACTGGACTATTCCGCATCTCCCGAAGATATACTCCGAAATGTCAGGCTGCTGATCGATGATGAGAAATACGGGAACAAGCTTGCTGAGATGCGGGATATGGCCTCGGAGCTGAACGGACCGAAGGCTGTGAGATTGATGCTGGAAAGCTGCATCAGAACGTAA
- a CDS encoding SIMPL domain-containing protein, with protein MSSDNKSDRSYFAIIALSVVLVVMSLTIYGISQSGTGTGTGTADTISMSGYAEQKVTPDTAQISIGAVVQADTSEEAASENAAIMSAVIEELKALGLEDKEIQTSYVSVYPIYNYDEGRTITGYSASNSVEVTTTDLDILSDVIDRSAAAGANQIGSISFSVSDEQQEELREDLMDEAVADASSKAEILADSLGLKIKGVQTASINEGGNNRVYYAMDAAMEMEEAGVSTPIQPGESTVSMSVQVTYYIG; from the coding sequence ATGTCATCTGATAACAAAAGCGATAGATCCTATTTCGCTATAATTGCACTATCGGTCGTACTGGTGGTGATGTCGTTGACGATATACGGCATCTCGCAGAGCGGAACGGGAACAGGTACAGGAACAGCAGACACCATAAGCATGAGCGGGTATGCAGAACAGAAGGTAACTCCTGACACGGCGCAGATAAGCATAGGTGCCGTGGTACAGGCTGACACCTCGGAAGAGGCTGCCAGTGAGAACGCGGCAATCATGAGCGCGGTCATAGAAGAACTGAAGGCACTCGGGCTTGAGGACAAAGAGATACAGACCTCCTATGTGTCCGTGTATCCTATCTACAACTATGATGAAGGCAGGACCATCACAGGTTACTCCGCATCCAACAGCGTGGAGGTCACAACCACCGACCTCGACATCCTCAGTGATGTGATCGACAGGTCAGCCGCAGCCGGAGCAAACCAGATAGGAAGCATCTCCTTCTCCGTATCCGACGAGCAGCAGGAAGAGCTTCGTGAGGATCTCATGGATGAAGCAGTAGCCGATGCATCCTCAAAGGCCGAGATACTTGCCGACAGCCTTGGTCTTAAGATAAAAGGCGTGCAGACCGCATCCATAAACGAAGGCGGGAACAACAGGGTCTACTATGCAATGGATGCTGCAATGGAGATGGAGGAAGCAGGAGTCTCCACACCTATCCAGCCGGGAGAGTCCACTGTCTCGATGTCAGTGCAGGTCACCTACTACATTGGATAA
- a CDS encoding tetratricopeptide repeat protein has product MNSALAYNNSSYKENLSSNISNISFSSSDNIGLQSTNENQYLLLANQNLDRSLSILNAILTAITALIALIAILFTIGGAILGFEYRKWKKLETKTEKLSELLESKLNFADDYIEKIKSVVGLIPLEDKPSKEIISKIDKFDSAIPALDLLKTFGHELDFTDYLNLASSKFYKNNFEDALYCIEEALKINDANAAVWSSKSVVLSALGRIEESLKANNKAISIDPYFGKAWYNKGNILNELGRKEEALQAYDKAITIDPNDASAWHNKGIVLDDLDRKEEALQAYEKAITIDPNGVSAWHNKGLVLAELGRKEEALQAYDKAITIDPDYVLAWYNKGLVLDDLGRKEEALQAYDKAITIDPDYVSAWHYKGNVLNDLGRKEEALQAYDKAITIDPNGASAWHNKGVVFEDLGRKEEALQAYEKATTIDPNNASAWYNKGLVLEDLNRKEEALMAYEKATTANPDFALAWYNKGLVLEGLGRKEEALQAYEKATTIDPNNASAWYNKGLVLEDLNRKEEALMAYEKATTANPDFALAWYNKGLVLDELGRKEEALQAYGKYKEISKEKL; this is encoded by the coding sequence ATGAATTCTGCACTAGCATATAATAATTCATCGTATAAGGAAAATCTATCTTCAAATATCAGCAATATTTCATTTTCATCTTCAGATAATATAGGGCTACAAAGTACTAATGAAAATCAATATTTGTTATTAGCAAATCAAAACCTGGATCGTTCTTTGTCAATACTGAACGCAATCCTTACTGCAATAACAGCTTTGATAGCATTAATTGCAATATTATTCACTATCGGTGGAGCTATTCTTGGTTTTGAATACAGGAAATGGAAAAAACTAGAAACAAAAACTGAAAAACTATCTGAATTATTAGAAAGCAAGTTAAATTTTGCAGATGATTACATTGAAAAAATAAAATCTGTAGTTGGTCTGATTCCCCTTGAAGATAAGCCATCTAAAGAAATAATATCTAAAATTGATAAATTTGATTCGGCAATACCTGCACTGGATTTGTTAAAAACATTTGGACATGAACTCGATTTTACAGATTACCTAAATCTTGCTTCAAGTAAATTTTATAAAAACAATTTTGAAGATGCACTCTATTGTATAGAAGAGGCTTTAAAAATTAATGATGCCAATGCTGCAGTTTGGTCCAGTAAAAGTGTTGTCCTTAGTGCTCTTGGAAGAATAGAGGAATCATTAAAAGCAAATAACAAAGCAATATCTATTGACCCTTATTTTGGCAAAGCTTGGTACAATAAAGGCAATATTCTCAATGAACTTGGCAGAAAGGAAGAAGCACTGCAGGCATATGATAAAGCAATAACGATTGATCCTAATGATGCTTCAGCTTGGCACAATAAAGGTATTGTTCTTGATGACCTTGATAGAAAAGAAGAAGCACTGCAGGCATATGAAAAAGCAATAACGATTGATCCTAATGGTGTTTCAGCCTGGCACAATAAAGGTCTTGTTCTTGCTGAACTTGGCAGAAAGGAAGAAGCACTGCAGGCATATGACAAAGCAATAACTATCGACCCGGATTATGTTTTAGCCTGGTACAATAAAGGTCTTGTTCTTGATGACCTTGGCAGAAAGGAAGAAGCACTGCAAGCATATGACAAAGCAATAACCATCGACCCGGATTATGTTTCAGCCTGGCACTATAAAGGCAATGTTCTCAATGACCTTGGCAGAAAGGAAGAAGCACTGCAAGCATATGACAAAGCAATAACTATCGATCCTAATGGAGCTTCAGCTTGGCACAATAAAGGTGTTGTTTTTGAGGATCTTGGCAGAAAGGAAGAAGCGCTGCAGGCATATGAAAAAGCAACAACAATTGATCCTAATAATGCTTCAGCCTGGTACAATAAAGGTCTTGTTCTTGAAGACCTTAACAGAAAGGAAGAGGCATTAATGGCATATGAGAAAGCAACAACTGCAAATCCTGATTTTGCTTTAGCCTGGTACAATAAAGGTCTTGTTCTTGAGGGCCTTGGCAGAAAGGAAGAAGCACTGCAGGCATATGAAAAAGCAACAACAATTGATCCTAATAATGCTTCAGCCTGGTACAATAAAGGTCTTGTTCTTGAGGACCTTAACAGAAAGGAAGAGGCATTAATGGCATATGAGAAAGCAACAACTGCAAATCCTGATTTTGCTTTAGCCTGGTACAATAAAGGTCTTGTTCTTGATGAACTTGGTAGAAAGGAAGAAGCATTACAGGCATATGGCAAGTACAAGGAAATATCAAAAGAAAAATTGTGA
- a CDS encoding zonular occludens toxin domain-containing protein, producing MIYIYWAPPRKGKTFTCTAEALQRMEEVHKKRLKDPDFKGRVFSNYPIEHSKLGFCDVWKPEYVYLPIYDSYIFIDEAYRDFNSRKHKSFTDDEHLFFSTNGHNGNDINLIAQNPARIDLVIREMTDTFFYVKKTEIPLIGRPLWFTIDAYLTEDDFKRRHQDKEAMYNRSRLRFSVKVARAYDTHYFRKECDEEPTFLNWSEELGIDPGNRKPERPFLQNAIGRIKDRFSSPELVTDE from the coding sequence ATGATCTATATTTATTGGGCTCCTCCCAGGAAAGGTAAGACCTTTACCTGTACTGCAGAAGCACTGCAGAGAATGGAAGAGGTCCACAAGAAGAGATTGAAAGACCCTGATTTTAAAGGTAGGGTATTCTCCAATTATCCCATTGAGCACTCTAAACTCGGCTTCTGTGATGTCTGGAAGCCTGAATATGTATATCTCCCTATCTATGATAGCTACATTTTCATAGACGAAGCATACAGGGACTTTAACAGCAGGAAACATAAGAGTTTCACAGATGATGAACACCTGTTCTTTTCCACCAATGGCCATAACGGAAATGACATAAACCTGATAGCTCAGAATCCTGCAAGGATCGATCTGGTCATACGTGAAATGACTGATACCTTCTTCTATGTAAAAAAGACCGAGATCCCCTTAATTGGTCGTCCTCTCTGGTTCACTATCGATGCATACCTTACAGAAGATGACTTCAAACGCAGACACCAGGATAAAGAGGCCATGTATAACAGGTCTCGTTTAAGGTTCTCCGTCAAGGTTGCAAGGGCATATGATACTCACTATTTCCGTAAAGAGTGCGATGAAGAACCAACCTTCCTTAATTGGTCTGAAGAATTGGGAATCGATCCAGGTAACAGGAAACCTGAAAGACCATTTTTGCAAAATGCTATCGGCAGAATAAAAGACAGGTTCTCTTCTCCGGAGCTGGTGACAGATGAATGA
- a CDS encoding SIR2 family protein, translating into MESDIKNALSNHFQQLPSSPFLFVGSGFSRRYIGLEGWEELLRLFCKKLDKPYKYYVSISDGTLQDVATQMSPDFNNMWWSSPDFKEERELYTNHISGQSSALKISIANYIKTLTVDEISDSMLKTEIDLLTNSNIDGIITTNWDIFLEHLFPEYKVYVGQEELISSSPLSIAEIYKIHGCVSSPNSLVLNSSDYEEFNKKNAYLAAKLITLFIEHPIIFIGYSLSDSNIVDLLNSIVNCLTESGLEKLKNNLIFVQRLKPGRVEGISDTIMALDGVNLPIKSVTTSSFVPVYEAIGTIERKIPANILRHCKDQFYTLIKDNDPNGQLSVIDYDNIENYDDIQFFAGIGVSDIVSNLGYRSIKADDMFFDWFDGSGNFDSDQIIANTIPQLKPGRSYLPIYKYLHDSGICSYSDYVASDLDFESLLAQNHEKYQTSQKKRSYELHAQNKTLAQIIDEFDADKACTYIPFLPTDQINIDVLVEFLDANRHLIEHNTHKTYYRKMICLADYLKYGWPTTAA; encoded by the coding sequence ATGGAATCGGATATCAAAAATGCACTTAGTAATCATTTTCAACAACTACCATCCTCTCCTTTTTTGTTTGTAGGTTCTGGTTTTTCCAGACGATATATAGGTTTAGAAGGATGGGAAGAGCTTTTGAGGCTTTTTTGTAAAAAACTAGATAAGCCTTATAAATATTACGTTTCAATTTCTGATGGTACATTACAAGATGTTGCGACACAAATGTCCCCAGACTTTAATAATATGTGGTGGTCATCTCCTGATTTTAAAGAGGAAAGAGAACTATATACGAATCATATTTCTGGTCAATCTTCTGCTCTCAAAATCTCAATTGCAAACTATATTAAAACGCTTACTGTGGATGAGATATCAGATTCTATGCTAAAAACTGAGATTGATTTACTGACAAACTCTAACATAGATGGTATTATAACTACAAATTGGGATATCTTTCTAGAGCATCTCTTCCCAGAATATAAGGTTTATGTTGGACAAGAGGAACTCATAAGTTCATCTCCCCTTTCAATAGCTGAAATATATAAAATCCATGGATGTGTTTCTAGTCCTAATAGCTTGGTTTTGAATAGTTCAGATTACGAAGAGTTTAACAAAAAAAATGCATATCTTGCAGCTAAATTAATCACATTATTTATTGAACATCCAATTATTTTCATAGGCTATTCATTAAGTGATTCTAATATTGTTGACTTATTAAACTCTATAGTAAATTGTCTTACAGAAAGTGGGCTTGAAAAACTTAAAAATAACCTAATATTTGTTCAACGTCTAAAACCAGGAAGAGTTGAAGGTATTTCAGATACTATAATGGCATTAGATGGTGTCAATCTTCCAATAAAGAGTGTAACTACAAGCAGTTTTGTTCCTGTGTACGAAGCAATTGGAACTATTGAAAGAAAAATACCTGCAAATATTTTGCGTCATTGTAAAGACCAATTTTATACTTTGATAAAAGATAATGATCCTAATGGACAATTATCTGTTATTGACTATGACAATATTGAAAATTATGATGATATTCAGTTTTTTGCAGGAATTGGTGTTTCAGATATAGTCTCTAACTTGGGTTATAGATCTATAAAAGCAGATGATATGTTCTTTGATTGGTTTGATGGTTCTGGTAATTTTGATTCCGACCAAATAATTGCAAATACTATTCCACAATTAAAGCCCGGTAGGTCATACCTACCAATCTATAAGTATTTGCATGATAGTGGTATTTGTTCTTATTCCGATTATGTGGCTTCAGATTTAGATTTTGAAAGTCTCCTAGCTCAAAATCATGAAAAATATCAAACTTCCCAAAAGAAGAGAAGTTATGAATTACATGCTCAAAATAAAACATTAGCACAAATCATTGATGAATTCGACGCAGATAAAGCATGTACCTATATTCCATTCTTGCCTACAGATCAGATTAATATTGATGTTCTTGTAGAATTCCTTGATGCAAACAGGCATCTAATAGAGCATAACACTCATAAAACTTATTATAGAAAGATGATCTGCTTGGCAGATTACCTTAAATATGGGTGGCCAACAACTGCAGCATGA